The following coding sequences lie in one Sphingobium sp. KCTC 72723 genomic window:
- a CDS encoding ATP phosphoribosyltransferase regulatory subunit, producing MTMIPPGLLPEGLSDRLPPQAEASARLARRVLDTVATHGYERVMPPLAEFEDTLTQRLKSMRAQDLVRAVDPVSQRSLALRPDMTAQVGRIAATRLAAAPRPLRLSYAGPVIRLKANQLRPEREKLQVGAELIGTDSVAAAVEIVNVAIEALQAAGVTGLTIDFTLPDLIDMLAAGPLPLASHEVESVRTELDAKDAGALVALGPQAAAYLPLIEATGPFHAAMDRLEAFNAQLGGAIDSRIAGLRAIAKPIGWDITLTLDPTERHGFEYQNWFGFSIFAEGFIGEIGRGGSYAIRRADGQDEPAMGFSLYPDPLIDAGFGAETPRRLFVPLTADPARAAMLRAEGWHTVAALGAGEDGVAQRCTHWLDGDEPRAY from the coding sequence ATGACCATGATCCCGCCCGGCCTTCTTCCCGAAGGATTGTCCGACCGCCTGCCGCCGCAGGCCGAAGCCTCCGCCCGGCTTGCGCGCCGCGTCCTTGATACGGTGGCGACGCATGGTTATGAACGAGTCATGCCCCCGCTCGCGGAGTTTGAGGATACGCTGACCCAGCGCCTCAAATCCATGCGCGCGCAGGATCTGGTCCGCGCCGTCGATCCCGTCTCGCAACGCAGCCTGGCGCTGCGCCCGGACATGACGGCGCAGGTCGGGCGCATCGCCGCCACCCGCCTTGCCGCCGCCCCGCGCCCCCTGCGCCTCTCCTATGCCGGGCCAGTGATTCGCCTGAAAGCCAACCAGCTGCGCCCCGAACGCGAAAAATTGCAGGTCGGGGCCGAACTGATCGGCACGGACAGCGTCGCCGCGGCGGTCGAAATAGTCAATGTCGCGATCGAAGCGTTGCAGGCAGCGGGCGTCACGGGTCTCACCATCGACTTCACGCTGCCCGACCTGATCGACATGCTCGCCGCCGGGCCGTTGCCGCTGGCGTCACATGAGGTCGAATCCGTCCGCACCGAACTGGACGCCAAGGATGCCGGCGCGCTCGTCGCCCTCGGCCCGCAAGCGGCGGCTTATCTCCCCCTGATCGAAGCGACCGGGCCTTTTCACGCCGCGATGGACCGGCTCGAAGCCTTCAACGCCCAGCTTGGCGGCGCGATCGACAGCCGCATCGCGGGCCTGCGCGCCATCGCAAAGCCGATCGGCTGGGACATCACCCTGACGCTCGACCCCACCGAACGGCATGGTTTCGAATATCAGAACTGGTTCGGCTTCTCGATCTTTGCCGAAGGGTTCATCGGCGAAATCGGGCGCGGCGGCAGCTATGCCATTCGCCGCGCCGACGGGCAGGACGAACCGGCCATGGGCTTCTCGCTCTATCCCGACCCGCTGATCGACGCAGGCTTCGGCGCGGAAACCCCCCGCCGCCTGTTCGTGCCACTGACCGCCGACCCCGCCCGCGCCGCCATGCTGCGCGCCGAAGGCTGGCACACCGTCGCGGCGCTTGGGGCAGGGGAAGATGGCGTCGCCCAACGCTGCACCCACTGGCTCGACGGCGACGAACCGCGCGCCTACTGA
- a CDS encoding endonuclease domain-containing protein: protein MRLDPTLKQRAKHMRANPTPAEQKLWLALRANRFENRQLTRQTIVAPYIVDFAAKAARLIIEVDGDTHSAKDRYDARRTEFLESLGYRVIRFANHDVTGNVEGVLSVIAEALRVSPSPQPSPQGERE, encoded by the coding sequence ATGCGGCTAGACCCAACGCTCAAACAGCGCGCCAAACATATGCGCGCCAACCCCACCCCCGCCGAACAGAAACTCTGGCTCGCGCTGCGCGCCAACCGCTTCGAAAACCGGCAATTGACGCGCCAGACGATCGTCGCGCCTTACATCGTCGATTTCGCCGCAAAGGCCGCGCGCCTCATCATCGAAGTCGATGGGGATACACATTCCGCCAAAGATCGCTATGACGCCCGGCGAACCGAGTTTCTGGAATCGCTGGGGTATCGCGTGATCCGTTTTGCCAATCATGATGTGACGGGGAATGTGGAGGGCGTGCTGAGCGTGATTGCCGAAGCATTGCGCGTTTCCCCCTCTCCCCAGCCCTCTCCCCAAGGGGAGAGGGAGTAA
- the serA gene encoding phosphoglycerate dehydrogenase: MPKVLISDKMDPRAAAIFRERGVEVDVVTGKTPEELIAIIGDYDGLAIRSSTKVTKAILDAATNLKVIGRAGIGVDNVDIPYASAKGVIVMNTPFGNSITTAEHAIALMFALARQIPQANAETQQGLWPKNGFMGVEVTGKTLGLIGAGNIGSIVASRALGLKMKVVAFDPFLTPERAIEMGVEKADLDTLLAKADFITLHTPLTDQTRNILSRENLAKTKKGVRIVNCARGGLIDEAALKDALDSGQVAGAALDVFQTEPAKDSPLFGTPNFICTPHLGASTDEAQVNVALQVADQLSDYLLDGGITNALNVPSLSAEEAPKLKPYMAIAEKLGSLIGQLEGDAITGVAVEVEGHAAELNQKPITAAVLAGLMRVYSDTVNMVNAPFLAKERGLDVREVRHDREGDYQTLVRVTVTTENGDKSVAGTLFGAASPRLVELFGIKVEADLDGTMLYIVNQDAPGFIGRLGSTLGEADVNVGTFHLGRRNQGGEAVLLLSVDGTVTEPLRWEICNLTGVKTVKLLRFA; encoded by the coding sequence ATGCCAAAAGTTCTTATCAGCGACAAAATGGACCCCCGCGCCGCTGCGATCTTCCGTGAACGCGGCGTCGAAGTCGACGTCGTCACCGGCAAGACCCCCGAAGAACTGATCGCCATCATCGGCGACTATGACGGCCTGGCCATCCGTTCCTCGACCAAGGTGACCAAGGCGATCCTCGACGCCGCCACCAACCTCAAGGTCATTGGTCGCGCGGGCATCGGCGTCGATAATGTCGACATCCCCTATGCCTCGGCCAAGGGCGTGATCGTCATGAACACCCCGTTCGGCAACTCCATCACCACCGCCGAACATGCCATCGCCTTGATGTTCGCCCTCGCGCGCCAAATTCCGCAGGCGAATGCCGAAACCCAGCAGGGTCTGTGGCCCAAAAACGGCTTCATGGGCGTGGAAGTCACTGGCAAGACGCTGGGCCTGATCGGCGCGGGCAATATCGGCTCCATCGTCGCCAGCCGCGCGCTGGGCCTCAAGATGAAGGTCGTCGCGTTCGACCCCTTCCTGACCCCCGAACGCGCCATCGAAATGGGCGTGGAAAAGGCGGATCTCGACACGCTGCTGGCCAAGGCCGACTTCATCACGCTGCACACGCCGCTGACCGACCAGACCCGCAATATCCTCAGCCGCGAAAATCTGGCCAAGACCAAGAAAGGCGTGCGCATCGTCAACTGTGCGCGTGGCGGCCTGATCGACGAAGCCGCGCTCAAGGACGCGCTCGATTCGGGCCAGGTGGCGGGCGCCGCGCTCGACGTGTTCCAGACCGAACCGGCCAAGGATTCGCCGCTGTTCGGCACTCCCAACTTCATCTGCACCCCGCATCTGGGCGCATCGACCGACGAAGCGCAGGTCAATGTCGCGCTCCAGGTCGCCGACCAGCTGTCCGACTATCTGCTCGACGGCGGCATCACCAATGCGCTCAACGTCCCCAGCCTGTCCGCCGAAGAAGCCCCCAAGCTCAAGCCCTATATGGCGATCGCCGAAAAGCTCGGCAGCCTGATCGGCCAGCTTGAAGGCGACGCGATCACCGGCGTAGCCGTCGAAGTCGAAGGCCATGCCGCCGAACTGAACCAGAAGCCCATCACCGCTGCCGTTCTGGCGGGCCTGATGCGCGTCTATTCGGACACGGTGAACATGGTCAACGCCCCCTTCCTCGCCAAGGAACGCGGCCTCGACGTGCGCGAAGTGCGCCACGACCGCGAAGGCGATTACCAGACGCTGGTGCGCGTCACCGTCACCACCGAAAATGGCGACAAATCGGTCGCAGGCACGCTGTTCGGCGCGGCCAGCCCGCGCCTTGTCGAACTGTTCGGCATCAAGGTGGAGGCCGATCTGGACGGCACCATGCTCTACATCGTCAACCAGGACGCGCCCGGCTTCATCGGTCGCCTGGGGTCCACGCTGGGCGAAGCCGACGTCAATGTCGGCACCTTCCACCTTGGCCGCCGCAACCAGGGCGGCGAAGCGGTCCTCCTCCTCTCCGTCGACGGCACCGTCACCGAACCGCTCCGCTGGGAAATCTGCAACCTGACCGGCGTGAAGACGGTGAAACTGCTCCGCTTCGCGTAA
- a CDS encoding phosphoserine transaminase, which produces MTDLTAVDATVAPAVKPATLPARPFFSSGPCAKPPGWSAAALATDSLGRSHRSKIGKTRLQYSIDLMRELLNLPDTHRIGIVPGSDTGAFEMAMWTMLGARPVTTIAWESFGEGWVTDAAKQLKLDPTVIRADYGQLPDLTTVDFSNDVLFTWNGTTSGVRVPNADFIPADREGLTFADATSAVFAYDIDWAKIDVATFSWQKVLGGEGGHGVLILGPRAVERLETYTPAWPLPKVFRLVSKGKLAEGVFKGETINTPSMLAVEDAIFALEWGKSIGGAAGLIARSDANAAALDKIVADRDWLGHLAVDEATRSKTSVCLTVAGADEAFIKAFAALLEKEGAALDIAGYRDAPAGLRIWCGATVDTADIEALGPWLDWAYATVKAA; this is translated from the coding sequence ATGACTGATTTGACTGCCGTTGATGCCACCGTTGCGCCTGCCGTAAAGCCCGCAACTCTTCCGGCCCGTCCCTTTTTCTCGTCCGGTCCCTGCGCCAAGCCTCCCGGCTGGAGCGCTGCTGCGCTTGCCACCGACTCGCTCGGCCGCTCGCACCGTTCCAAGATCGGCAAGACTCGCCTTCAGTACAGCATCGACCTGATGCGCGAATTGCTGAACCTGCCCGACACCCACCGCATCGGCATCGTGCCGGGTTCCGACACCGGCGCGTTCGAAATGGCGATGTGGACGATGCTGGGCGCGCGCCCCGTCACCACGATCGCCTGGGAAAGCTTCGGCGAAGGCTGGGTGACCGACGCGGCCAAGCAGTTGAAGCTCGACCCCACCGTCATCCGCGCCGACTATGGCCAGTTGCCCGACCTCACCACCGTCGATTTCAGCAACGACGTGCTGTTCACCTGGAACGGCACCACGTCGGGCGTGCGCGTCCCCAACGCCGATTTCATCCCGGCGGATCGCGAAGGCCTGACCTTCGCCGACGCGACCAGCGCGGTGTTCGCCTATGACATCGACTGGGCGAAGATCGACGTCGCCACCTTCTCCTGGCAGAAGGTGCTGGGCGGCGAGGGCGGCCATGGCGTGCTGATCCTTGGTCCCCGCGCGGTCGAGCGCCTCGAAACCTACACCCCCGCCTGGCCCCTGCCCAAGGTTTTCCGCCTGGTGTCGAAGGGCAAGCTGGCCGAAGGCGTGTTCAAGGGCGAAACGATCAACACCCCCTCCATGCTGGCGGTCGAAGACGCCATCTTCGCGCTGGAATGGGGCAAGTCGATCGGCGGCGCGGCAGGCCTCATCGCCCGTTCGGACGCCAACGCCGCCGCGCTCGACAAGATCGTCGCCGACCGCGACTGGCTCGGCCATCTCGCGGTCGATGAAGCCACCCGCTCGAAAACCAGCGTCTGCCTGACCGTCGCGGGTGCCGATGAAGCCTTTATCAAGGCGTTCGCCGCCCTGCTCGAAAAGGAAGGCGCGGCGCTCGACATCGCGGGCTATCGCGATGCCCCTGCTGGCCTGCGCATCTGGTGCGGCGCGACCGTCGACACCGCCGATATCGAAGCGCTCGGCCCCTGGCTCGACTGGGCCTATGCGACCGTGAAGGCCGCCTGA
- a CDS encoding extensin family protein translates to MDMVMFRSVAMAALMAMMVSACAGDLVPRGRVARASKPVRAAPIPTVDTRQCFAKLQAQSVAFTPLPDRTFGGGCSALNSVKLLDIGVPATNLGAMTCTLAANFAAWARYGVQPAARAVLGAEIVRIDTFGTYNCRPIAGSAKLSEHAHSNAIDIAAFVLDDGRRITVEQGWSGDRKTQQFLKIVHASACKRFNTVLSPDYNAAHRDHLHFDMGGKGGFCR, encoded by the coding sequence ATGGACATGGTGATGTTTCGCAGCGTGGCGATGGCCGCGTTGATGGCGATGATGGTGAGTGCGTGCGCCGGCGACCTGGTGCCACGCGGACGGGTGGCGCGCGCGTCGAAGCCGGTGCGGGCTGCGCCCATTCCCACCGTCGATACGCGGCAATGTTTCGCGAAATTGCAGGCGCAATCGGTCGCCTTCACCCCCCTGCCCGACCGGACGTTCGGTGGCGGGTGCAGCGCGCTGAACAGCGTGAAGCTGCTCGACATCGGCGTGCCAGCGACCAATTTGGGGGCGATGACCTGCACATTGGCGGCGAATTTCGCGGCCTGGGCGCGCTATGGCGTGCAGCCTGCGGCGCGGGCGGTGCTGGGCGCGGAAATCGTGCGGATCGACACGTTCGGCACCTATAATTGCCGCCCGATCGCAGGCAGCGCGAAATTGTCCGAACATGCCCATAGCAATGCGATCGACATTGCCGCCTTCGTACTGGACGACGGGCGCAGGATTACGGTGGAACAGGGGTGGAGCGGCGACCGCAAGACGCAGCAATTCCTGAAAATCGTCCATGCCAGCGCGTGCAAGCGGTTCAACACCGTACTTAGCCCCGATTATAATGCGGCGCACCGCGACCATCTGCATTTCGACATGGGCGGCAAGGGGGGATTTTGTCGGTGA
- a CDS encoding LOG family protein, whose translation MTKKEIEERKFRPARQEADDARKTVGTPQTRSAAYRLAFQDTEFLLREDLRPVRFQLELLKPQLLMDEAQIESTFVFYGSARIPEPEQAQARIDAATTPQQRKIAENLAAKAVYYDEARALARIAAQYPVNAEGGRHFVVCSGGGPSIMEAANRGAIDVGQTTIGMNIVLPHEQAPNRFVTPELSFQFHYFALRKMHFLLRARALAVFPGGFGTFDEMFELLTLIQTGKMKPIPILLFGKDFWNKVVDFEALADEGVISHADLNLLTWVETAEDAWQAVQAFYHDSEPLGC comes from the coding sequence ATGACGAAAAAAGAGATTGAGGAACGCAAGTTCCGTCCGGCCCGGCAAGAGGCCGACGACGCCCGCAAGACTGTCGGCACCCCGCAAACCCGCAGCGCGGCCTATCGGCTGGCCTTTCAGGATACCGAATTCCTGTTGCGGGAAGATTTGCGCCCGGTGCGGTTCCAGCTGGAATTGCTCAAGCCCCAATTGCTGATGGACGAGGCGCAGATCGAGTCGACCTTCGTTTTCTATGGGTCAGCGCGGATTCCCGAGCCGGAACAGGCGCAGGCGCGAATCGACGCCGCGACCACGCCGCAGCAGCGCAAGATCGCCGAAAATCTGGCGGCCAAGGCGGTCTATTATGACGAAGCGCGGGCGCTGGCGCGGATTGCAGCGCAATATCCGGTGAATGCGGAAGGCGGCCGCCATTTCGTGGTCTGTTCGGGCGGTGGTCCGTCGATCATGGAAGCGGCCAATCGCGGCGCGATCGACGTCGGGCAGACGACGATCGGCATGAACATCGTGCTGCCGCACGAACAGGCACCCAACCGATTCGTGACGCCGGAACTCTCGTTCCAGTTCCATTATTTCGCGCTGCGCAAGATGCACTTCCTGCTGCGCGCGCGGGCACTGGCCGTGTTTCCCGGCGGGTTCGGCACGTTCGACGAGATGTTCGAATTGCTGACGCTGATCCAGACCGGCAAGATGAAACCCATCCCTATCCTGCTGTTCGGCAAGGATTTCTGGAACAAGGTGGTCGATTTCGAGGCGCTGGCCGACGAGGGCGTGATTTCGCACGCTGACCTCAACCTGTTGACCTGGGTGGAGACGGCGGAGGACGCCTGGCAGGCGGTGCAGGCTTTCTATCATGACAGCGAGCCGCTGGGCTGTTGA
- a CDS encoding pyrimidine 5'-nucleotidase — MLGDLDHVDTWIFDLDNTLYPAKADLFALIDVKMGEFIQGLLGCDPVIARETQKRYFMEHGTTLSGLMHHHGIEPHAFLDYVHDISMDRLEVDTELNALIATLPGRRLIFTNGDAAYAGRVLDRLGLGDMFELIHDIHACQYIPKPDPSGYDELCRVHDVDPTRAAFFEDMARNLRPAKAIGMATIWVNNGSEAGNHDHHPDFIDFETDHLRPFLARILGDNA; from the coding sequence ATGCTTGGCGACCTGGATCATGTCGACACCTGGATCTTCGATCTGGACAATACGCTCTACCCGGCGAAGGCGGACCTGTTCGCGTTGATCGACGTGAAGATGGGCGAGTTTATTCAGGGGTTGCTGGGGTGCGACCCGGTGATCGCTCGCGAAACGCAGAAGCGCTATTTCATGGAGCATGGCACGACATTGTCGGGGCTGATGCACCATCATGGCATCGAGCCGCACGCTTTCCTTGATTATGTCCATGATATTTCGATGGATCGGCTGGAGGTCGATACCGAATTGAACGCGCTGATCGCGACGCTGCCGGGGCGGCGGCTGATCTTTACCAATGGCGATGCGGCCTATGCCGGGCGGGTGCTGGACAGGTTGGGATTGGGCGACATGTTCGAGCTGATCCACGACATCCACGCCTGCCAATATATCCCCAAGCCCGATCCGTCGGGCTATGATGAATTATGCCGGGTGCATGATGTCGACCCGACCCGCGCGGCATTTTTCGAGGATATGGCGCGCAATTTGCGGCCCGCCAAGGCGATCGGCATGGCGACCATCTGGGTCAATAATGGATCCGAAGCGGGCAATCACGACCATCATCCCGATTTCATCGATTTCGAAACCGACCATCTACGGCCTTTTCTGGCCCGCATCCTTGGGGACAATGCATGA
- the dapD gene encoding 2,3,4,5-tetrahydropyridine-2,6-dicarboxylate N-succinyltransferase: protein MTDLQSTIDAAWEDRANVSLNTQGAVRDAVNAALALLDSGKGRVAEPVDGGWQVNQWLKKAVLLSFRLNDNALIENGPGGGFWWDKVPSKFAGWGEAEFRAAGFRAVPGAFARAGAHIAKNAILMPSFVNIGAFVDEGTMVDAWVTVGSCAQIGKNVHLSGGVGIGGVLEPLQADPVIIEDDCFIGARSEVVEGVRIGKGSVLSMGVFIGQSTKIIDRATGEIFMGEVPPYSVIVPGSLPGKPLPDGTPGPSLYCAVIVKRVDAQTRSKTGINELLRD, encoded by the coding sequence ATGACCGACCTGCAAAGCACGATCGACGCCGCCTGGGAGGACCGGGCCAATGTGAGCCTGAACACCCAAGGGGCCGTGCGCGATGCAGTGAACGCGGCATTGGCGCTGCTGGACAGCGGCAAGGGGCGCGTGGCCGAGCCGGTGGACGGCGGGTGGCAGGTCAATCAGTGGCTCAAGAAAGCCGTGCTGCTCTCGTTCCGGCTCAATGACAATGCGCTGATCGAAAACGGGCCGGGCGGCGGTTTCTGGTGGGACAAGGTGCCGAGCAAGTTCGCCGGATGGGGCGAGGCGGAATTCCGTGCCGCCGGTTTCCGCGCGGTGCCGGGAGCGTTCGCGCGGGCGGGCGCCCATATCGCGAAGAATGCGATTTTGATGCCCAGCTTCGTCAATATCGGCGCGTTCGTCGATGAAGGCACGATGGTCGACGCCTGGGTCACGGTGGGCAGCTGCGCCCAGATCGGCAAGAATGTCCACCTGTCGGGAGGTGTCGGCATTGGCGGCGTGCTGGAACCGTTGCAGGCCGACCCGGTGATCATCGAGGATGACTGCTTCATCGGCGCGCGGTCCGAAGTGGTGGAAGGCGTGCGCATCGGCAAGGGTTCGGTCCTGTCGATGGGCGTGTTCATTGGCCAGTCGACCAAGATCATCGACCGGGCGACCGGCGAAATCTTCATGGGCGAAGTCCCGCCCTATTCGGTGATCGTGCCGGGCAGCCTGCCGGGCAAGCCATTGCCCGACGGCACGCCGGGGCCGAGCCTCTATTGCGCGGTGATCGTCAAGCGGGTGGACGCACAGACGCGGTCCAAGACCGGGATCAACGAGTTGCTGCGGGATTGA
- a CDS encoding glycosyl transferase has product MGRAWFVHRDMPPQPLRPAQRVCFFFNAQIHQLLHALPIAIALSRDPAFAIDVMAAAQGAGPIRFVRCGGRWLDGLARLNGGATPPKLAVLLAARRQLRDYDAIVVPERTSLLLKRLGLSKAKFVHTCHGAGDRAVGYDKRIAQFDFVLLAGEKQRQRMLAEGLIREGHYAIAGYSKFDLTARRSGGRSLFANDRPVILYNPHFSDKLSSWPTMGEAIIRQFARDDRFNLIVAPHIRLFDNRRKRAAMEARLADLARLPHVHIDLGSRASVDMRYVHMAALYVGDVSSQVYEYLARPRPCLFLNAHRAAWHDDRSYGHWRYGPVLDSSVLDSADGIVGAAADAIASHDAYADAQRQGVAHTFDDGAMPASMRATQALAAWLARTQPRAAVTPAPYREVLAHG; this is encoded by the coding sequence ATGGGACGTGCCTGGTTCGTTCATCGGGACATGCCGCCGCAGCCGTTGCGTCCGGCGCAGCGTGTCTGCTTCTTCTTCAATGCGCAGATCCACCAACTGCTCCATGCGTTGCCGATCGCCATCGCACTGTCGCGCGACCCGGCATTCGCCATCGACGTGATGGCGGCGGCGCAGGGTGCGGGGCCGATCCGGTTTGTGCGCTGCGGCGGGCGCTGGCTGGACGGGCTGGCCCGGCTGAACGGCGGAGCGACGCCGCCCAAGCTGGCGGTGTTGCTGGCCGCGCGGCGGCAGTTGCGCGATTATGACGCGATCGTCGTGCCGGAACGCACGTCCCTGCTGCTCAAGCGGCTGGGCCTGAGCAAAGCGAAGTTCGTCCATACCTGCCATGGCGCGGGCGACCGGGCAGTGGGATATGACAAGCGGATCGCGCAGTTCGATTTCGTGCTGCTGGCAGGCGAAAAGCAGCGGCAGCGGATGCTGGCCGAAGGGCTGATCCGCGAGGGTCATTATGCCATTGCGGGCTATAGCAAGTTCGACCTGACCGCGCGGCGCAGCGGCGGTCGTAGCCTGTTTGCCAACGACCGGCCGGTCATCCTCTACAACCCGCATTTTTCCGACAAGCTGTCGTCCTGGCCAACGATGGGGGAAGCGATCATCCGGCAGTTCGCGCGGGACGACCGGTTCAACCTGATCGTCGCGCCGCACATCCGCCTGTTCGACAACCGGCGCAAGCGCGCGGCGATGGAGGCGCGGCTGGCCGATCTGGCGCGCCTGCCCCATGTCCATATCGACCTGGGCAGCCGGGCCAGCGTGGACATGCGCTATGTCCATATGGCGGCGCTTTATGTGGGGGACGTGTCGAGCCAGGTGTATGAATATCTGGCGCGGCCCCGCCCCTGCCTGTTCCTGAACGCCCATCGCGCCGCATGGCATGACGATCGCAGCTATGGCCATTGGCGCTATGGCCCGGTCCTGGATAGTTCGGTGCTGGACAGCGCAGACGGCATCGTCGGCGCGGCGGCGGACGCGATTGCCAGCCATGATGCCTATGCCGATGCGCAGCGGCAGGGCGTGGCGCATACGTTCGACGACGGCGCGATGCCCGCGTCGATGCGCGCGACGCAGGCGCTGGCCGCGTGGCTGGCGCGCACGCAGCCCCGTGCTGCCGTTACACCTGCACCCTATCGGGAGGTGCTGGCCCATGGTTGA
- a CDS encoding glycosyltransferase family 4 protein: MVDHVWMVARVAMPDEGGVQTYVREVAHAYAAQGRRVTLFAKSSAGPRRERADGVELIDVGAAAMWIVYWRLFRAMWGAWRAGDRPDLIHACTWRAGLPALFFARPMIVTVHGREVGRPRGIAFALLRLTLGRAQRIVAVSDVTRALLLDRLPGLDARTVTAWNGVVMPPVRAATPFTLGQGRARLLSVCRLVARKNIVAVVRALAERDETLPLSIVGRGVDGVRIRGAIAHAGLEASVTMAGYVSAQALADHYAAADIFVHPQMALEDGAEVEGFGLSVADAMAQGIVCIVGRDGGPAELVRDGVTGFVVDGGSVDAIRGAIDLLARDPALCARVGERARAFAQAQFSWDRHCRLALGEAAAVAAPAFARAA, translated from the coding sequence ATGGTTGATCATGTCTGGATGGTGGCGCGCGTGGCGATGCCCGACGAAGGCGGGGTGCAGACCTATGTTCGCGAAGTGGCCCACGCCTATGCCGCGCAGGGGCGGCGGGTGACGCTGTTCGCCAAAAGCTCCGCCGGGCCGCGCCGGGAGCGCGCGGATGGGGTCGAACTGATCGACGTCGGCGCGGCGGCGATGTGGATCGTCTATTGGCGGCTGTTCCGGGCGATGTGGGGGGCTTGGCGCGCGGGGGACCGGCCCGATCTGATCCATGCCTGCACCTGGCGCGCGGGATTGCCCGCCTTGTTCTTTGCCCGCCCCATGATCGTGACGGTGCATGGCCGGGAAGTCGGGCGACCGCGCGGCATCGCGTTTGCGCTGCTGCGGCTGACGCTGGGCCGGGCGCAGCGGATCGTGGCGGTGAGCGATGTGACGCGCGCGCTGTTGCTGGACCGGCTGCCGGGGCTGGACGCGCGAACGGTGACGGCGTGGAACGGGGTAGTGATGCCGCCGGTGCGGGCGGCGACGCCCTTTACGCTGGGGCAAGGGCGCGCGCGGTTGCTGAGCGTGTGCCGGTTGGTGGCGCGCAAGAATATCGTCGCTGTAGTGCGGGCGCTGGCGGAGCGAGACGAAACGCTGCCGCTTAGCATCGTCGGGCGCGGGGTGGATGGCGTGCGGATACGCGGCGCAATTGCCCATGCCGGGCTGGAGGCGAGCGTGACGATGGCGGGTTATGTCAGCGCGCAGGCGCTGGCCGACCATTATGCCGCCGCCGATATTTTCGTGCATCCGCAGATGGCGCTGGAAGATGGCGCGGAAGTGGAAGGGTTCGGCCTGTCGGTCGCCGACGCCATGGCGCAGGGGATTGTGTGCATCGTCGGGCGCGATGGCGGCCCGGCCGAACTGGTGCGCGACGGCGTGACTGGCTTTGTCGTCGATGGCGGATCGGTCGACGCGATCCGGGGCGCTATCGACCTGCTGGCGCGCGACCCGGCGCTGTGCGCGCGTGTCGGCGAGCGCGCCCGTGCCTTTGCGCAGGCGCAGTTCAGTTGGGACCGGCATTGCCGACTGGCGCTGGGCGAGGCGGCGGCGGTCGCCGCGCCAGCCTTTGCACGGGCCGCCTGA
- a CDS encoding sulfotransferase family protein has protein sequence MGAIVHIGYHKTGTTWFQDIFYPAVRNRPYLPRATVRAAFLASGALHFDAAQARTTLGSACDNALLCEENLTGGLHNGGLAGNLSKDVAQRIHAALPDAQIVIFVRDPVAAIASAWLQYVKGGGTFGLRRYLFGRDRLSAVAPERDEAPGFCLEHFDYHRLIAHYDALFGAGRVHVFRYEDFRADPRGFASAYAARFGLEVDLSQIDWGARNPSLSRPLLGMARAMNLFTRRAVADKDWLVHVPGWYRLSRTLLRWANGMGRFGRPLRPGDLIEPDLTAWLRAHYAPGAQALHTRLAWQARHDSVSVPSSSGGGTVIRWRQRPLGHDAIAQTPAHRR, from the coding sequence ATGGGGGCGATCGTCCATATCGGCTATCATAAGACCGGCACGACCTGGTTTCAGGATATATTCTACCCCGCCGTGCGCAACCGGCCCTATCTGCCCCGCGCCACGGTGCGCGCGGCGTTTCTGGCAAGCGGGGCGCTGCATTTCGATGCGGCGCAGGCGCGGACAACATTGGGTTCGGCGTGCGACAATGCGCTGCTGTGCGAGGAAAATCTGACCGGCGGGCTGCATAATGGCGGGCTGGCGGGCAATTTGAGCAAGGATGTCGCGCAGCGCATCCATGCCGCTCTGCCCGATGCGCAGATCGTGATCTTCGTGCGCGATCCGGTGGCGGCGATTGCGTCGGCCTGGCTGCAATATGTCAAAGGTGGCGGCACGTTCGGGCTGCGCCGTTACCTGTTCGGGCGAGACAGGCTGAGCGCGGTCGCGCCGGAACGGGACGAGGCACCGGGATTTTGCCTGGAGCATTTCGACTATCACCGGCTGATCGCGCATTATGATGCGCTGTTCGGCGCGGGACGGGTGCATGTGTTCCGCTATGAGGATTTTCGCGCCGACCCGCGCGGTTTCGCGTCCGCCTATGCGGCGCGGTTCGGGCTGGAGGTGGACCTGAGCCAGATTGACTGGGGGGCGCGCAATCCATCGCTCAGCCGACCGTTGTTGGGCATGGCGCGGGCGATGAACCTGTTCACCCGCCGGGCGGTGGCGGACAAAGACTGGCTGGTGCATGTGCCGGGCTGGTATCGGTTGAGCCGCACCCTGTTGCGCTGGGCCAATGGGATGGGGCGATTTGGCCGACCGTTGCGCCCCGGCGACCTGATCGAGCCGGATCTGACGGCGTGGCTGCGCGCTCATTACGCGCCGGGCGCGCAGGCGTTGCACACGCGGCTGGCGTGGCAGGCGCGGCATGATAGCGTCAGCGTCCCGTCCAGTAGCGGGGGCGGGACGGTTATCCGCTGGCGGCAGCGTCCTTTGGGGCATGACGCCATCGCACAGACACCTGCTCATCGTCGATGA